The following coding sequences lie in one Notolabrus celidotus isolate fNotCel1 chromosome 6, fNotCel1.pri, whole genome shotgun sequence genomic window:
- the zgc:153031 gene encoding dihydrofolate reductase isoform X2, which translates to MRSEFQYFLNNVTRVSKPGKMNLMVWGKLCWYSNPETLFPIANNLHVVLSKTLNTVPDHANFLCQDFESAIHLATQPPLADLIETIWVVGGTQVYGEALKHPWCDLVYLTDIMADFDCDVFFPEFDRGMFKEQERFPGVPNKIQEENGIKYRFQVFKKETAEAV; encoded by the exons ATGAG ATCTGAGTTCCAGTACTTTCTGAACAACGTCACACGGGTCTCTAAACCAG GAAAGATGAACCTGATGGTTTGGGGCAAACTGTGCTGGTACTCCAACCCAGAAACTCTTTTCCCAATTGCCAATAACCTGCATGTGGTGCTGAGTAAGACACTAAA CACAGTCCCAGACCACGCCAACTTCCTGTGTCAGGACTTTGAGAGTGCCATCCACCTCGCTACTCAACCCCCCCTCGCTGATCTAATCGAGACCATCTGGGTGGTTGGGGGGACGCAGGTCTACGGG GAGGCGTTGAAGCACCCGTGGTGTGACTTGGTTTACCTCACAGACATCATGGCCGACTTTGACTGTGACGTCTTCTTCCCCGAGTTCGACAGAGGAATGTTTAAAGAGCAAGAAAG ATTTCCTGGAGTGCCAAATAAAATCCAAGAGGAGAACGGCATAAAGTACAGATTCCAAGTTTTCAAAAAAGAGACTGCTGAAGCTGTTTAG
- the cry1b gene encoding cryptochrome-1b, giving the protein MVVNTIHWFRKGLRLHDNPSLRDSIRGADTLRCIYILDPWFAGSSNVGISRWRFLLHCLEDLDASLRKLNSRLFVIRGQPTDVFPRLFKEWKISRLSYEFDSEPFGKERDAAIQKLASEAGVEVMVRISHTLYDLVKIIELNDGQSPVTYKRFQALINRMDPVEPPAETITLDTIRNCATPISHNHNDKFGVPTLEELGFETEGLSPAVWQGGETEALIRLERHLEKKAWVSHCERPRMNPSSLLASPSELSPYLRFGCLSCRHFYFKLTDLYHKVKESNSIPFSPYGQLLCREFFYTTATNNPCFDKMEGNPVCVQIPWDRNPEALAKWAEGRTGFPWIDAIMTQLRQEGWIHHLARRAVACFLTRGDLWISWEEGMRVFEELLIDADWSGNAGSWMWLSCSAFFQQFFQCCCPVGFGRRTDPKGDYIRRYLPVLRGFPDKYIYDPWNAPEEVQRAAKCIIGVHYPKPMVNHAEASRINIERMKQIYQQLSCYRGLGLLATVPAISSGCANNSNIRGLNVGSSQNLHTQEGLSRSERGHLALKRSHEEVPPETSCKTMRHSK; this is encoded by the exons ATGGTAGTCAACACGATCCACTGGTTCAGGAAGGGACTGCGGCTGCACGACAATCCGTCTCTGAGGGACTCCATCCGGGGAGCGGATACCCTGCGATGCATCTACATTCTGGACCCCTGGTTTGCAGGGTCCTCCAACGTGGGCATCAGCAGatggag GTTTCTGTTGCATTGTTTGGAGGACTTGGACGCCAGCCTACGCAAACTCAACTCCCGCCTGTTCGTCATCAGAGGACAGCCCACAGACGTCTTCCCTCGCCTGTTTAAG GAGTGGAAGATCTCACGTTTATCTTACGAGTTTGACTCTGAGCCTTTTGGGAAGGAGCGTGACGCCGCCATCCAAAAACTAGCCAGCGAGGCGGGGGTGGAGGTCATGGTGCGGatttcacacacactctatGATCTGGTCAA GATCATTGAACTAAACGATGGTCAGTCTCCCGTCACATACAAGCGCTTCCAGGCTCTCATCAACCGTATGGACCCAGTGGAGCCTCCTGCAGAGACGATCACACTGGACACAATAAGAAATTGTGCCACACCCATCAGTCATAACCACAATGATAAGTTTGGAGTGCCCACCCTGGAGGAGCTCG GTTTTGAGACGGAAGGCCTGAGCCCAGCTGTGTGGCAAGGTGGAGAAACAGAGGCTCTTATACGGCTGGAGCGACACCTGGAGAAGAAG GCCTGGGTGTCACACTGTGAGCGTCCTCGTATGAACCCCAGCTCTCTGTTGGCCAGTCCCTCTGAACTCAGCCCCTATCTGCGCTTTGGATGTCTCTCCTGTAGACACTTCTACTTCAAACTCACCGACCTGTACCACAAG GTGAAGGAGAGCAACTCTATCCCTTTTTCCCCGTACGGTCAGCTGCTGTGTAGAGAGTTCTTCTACACAACTGCCACAAACAACCCCTGCTTTGACAAGATGGAGGGAaaccctgtgtgtgttcagatccCCTGGGACAGGAACCCAGAGGCCCTGGCCAAGTGGGCAGAGGGGCGGACGGGCTTCCCCTGGATCGACGCCATCATGACTCAGCTGAGGCAGGAGGGATGGATACATCACTTGGCGAGGCGTGCTGTGGCCTGCTTCCTAACCAGAGGGGACCTGTGGATCAGCTGGGAGGAGGGCATGAGG GTGTTCGAGGAGTTGCTCATTGACGCTGACTGGAGTGGAAACGCCGGCAGCTGGATGTGGCTCTCCTGCAGCGCGTTCTTCCAGCAGTTCTTCCAGTGCTGCTGTCCTGTGGGGTTTGGACGACGCACGGACCCCAAAGGGGACTACATACG gCGTTATCTGCCCGTATTAAGAGGTTTTCCAGACAAATACATCTACGATCCGTGGAATGCTCCAGAGGAAGTTCAGAGGGCAGCTAAGTGCATCATCGGAGTCCATTACCCCAAACCCATGGTGAACCACGCAGAAGCCAGCCGCATCAACATCGAGAGGATGAAACAGATCTACCAGCAGCTCTCCTGCTACAGAGGACTAG GTCTTCTAGCCACAGTACCTGCTATCTCCAGTGGCTGTGcaaacaacagcaacatcagAGGACTCAATGTGGGGAGCAGTCAGAACCTCCATACACAAGAGGGGCTGTCTCGATCAG agagaggacacTTGGCACTGAAGCGAAGCCATGAGGAGGTTCCCCCTGAGACCAGCTGTAAAACCATGAGGCATAGCAAATGA
- the zgc:153031 gene encoding dihydrofolate reductase isoform X1, with translation METSLDKVQKKPVRLIAAVCNDMGIGKNGKLPWHLPSEFQYFLNNVTRVSKPGKMNLMVWGKLCWYSNPETLFPIANNLHVVLSKTLNTVPDHANFLCQDFESAIHLATQPPLADLIETIWVVGGTQVYGEALKHPWCDLVYLTDIMADFDCDVFFPEFDRGMFKEQERFPGVPNKIQEENGIKYRFQVFKKETAEAV, from the exons ATGGAAACGAGCCTGGACAAGGTGCAGAAGAAACCCGTCCGCCTCATCGCTGCCGTCTGCAACGACATGGGGATCGGGAAGAACGGGAAGCTGCCCTGGCACCTACC ATCTGAGTTCCAGTACTTTCTGAACAACGTCACACGGGTCTCTAAACCAG GAAAGATGAACCTGATGGTTTGGGGCAAACTGTGCTGGTACTCCAACCCAGAAACTCTTTTCCCAATTGCCAATAACCTGCATGTGGTGCTGAGTAAGACACTAAA CACAGTCCCAGACCACGCCAACTTCCTGTGTCAGGACTTTGAGAGTGCCATCCACCTCGCTACTCAACCCCCCCTCGCTGATCTAATCGAGACCATCTGGGTGGTTGGGGGGACGCAGGTCTACGGG GAGGCGTTGAAGCACCCGTGGTGTGACTTGGTTTACCTCACAGACATCATGGCCGACTTTGACTGTGACGTCTTCTTCCCCGAGTTCGACAGAGGAATGTTTAAAGAGCAAGAAAG ATTTCCTGGAGTGCCAAATAAAATCCAAGAGGAGAACGGCATAAAGTACAGATTCCAAGTTTTCAAAAAAGAGACTGCTGAAGCTGTTTAG